The genomic DNA agacggATATTAAAGTTTCAACTCGATCCAAAAGGGGGTTTCGTTTGCGCACTGAAGGAGCTGTGCATGTTTTCCTTGATGTCATCCGTGAGGTTGCCGGCTGCCCTGTGGAAACGGTACTCGCCCTTCGACACACAGTTGAACATTTCCGCGCGTTGGTTGCAGCTCAGGTCGCCAATCATATTCAGTTTGGGGTCCCAGAAGAATAGGATCCTGCCCTTGTTCGGAGTCAGCGAATTGGCCAGCTTGTTCATCATCTAAAAGGAGCATTAGGGagcgagagtgaaagagtCAGTGGGATGCAATGGCATACCTCAATGAAGATCTCATGGAGGGGACTCTGCCAGTAGCTGCGATCCCGCTTGGTGACCTCCCAGAGGAATACTGTCTTGATGAAGTAGCTCTTCAGATTGCCCAGGTTCTGCTTGGTGTCGCGGAACTTCTTCAGCAGCCGCACGGCGCTCTTCAGGTTGCCCTTGTCCTTGAGCAGTTCATGCTCGGCGTCGTAGTAGGAGGCCCGGAAGGATATGTTGTCGGTCTGGGGCGGCTTCAAGGGTTTGGGAATCGCATCCCAATGCGTGGTGTGGCCAAAATGTGCCTTCTGCTGGGCAACAAGGATGCTCTGCGCGGCAGTCAGCTTGATGGCCGGCACAAAGTCCACGGAGTACTTGTAGGGCCCCTCCACGTAGATGGTGTGCGCTGGCCCTGACTTCTTGTACTTCAACTTGGAGATCGACTTGCTCACCTCGATCTTGTTATCCATCTTGTTCAGCGCCTGAGTCATTAGGCTCTGCAGCCAGTTCTGTAGCCTGTCCTCTAGGAGCAAGTTCTTTCCGTTGACCATCTTCTGGAGTTGCCCGTAGATAACACTTTCCTTCTCCCTGATGGCCTCCATCACCTTTGTCATATCGAGAGTCACGTTCCCTGCGTTAGTTGGATTGGACAGAATCAGTTTATCTTTTTAGGGAGATGTCTCTCGAGACTCACCTGGGCGACTGGGGTCCGGCCTCACAATGATTTTGTCATTCTGGGGAAACACCAAATGAATCACCAAGTCAAACTCATCCGGCATGGACACCTTCAGATTGTCGCCATAGCTTCCTGGGAGGGGGAAAATGCACCCAACGATTGAGTAACCGTGCAAACACTTTGACCCTATCTAATCAGATAATCGAACTTTTCCTGGAATCTACTGGCGTTTCCTCACACAGTCTGGAAAAACTCTACTGAAACCCTTCCTTCAtcaaacattttatggccCGAGTCTTATCTTTAGATTTGCACATATACCTACACATGTGAAATCATACCACGTTCTTGTCACAGATCCCAAATGGATTTTCAATGTTTCCcagcatagagagagagtctcGGACACACGGAAATGTTTAAATCTACTCACAACGAAGACGCGGCAGACGTCCCAAATGCACCTGTATCTACAGCAGTGGTTTTCCCGCACAAATGAAGACCGCTTTGTGGCTGTACTAGTAGTTA from Drosophila subobscura isolate 14011-0131.10 chromosome E, UCBerk_Dsub_1.0, whole genome shotgun sequence includes the following:
- the LOC117891889 gene encoding uncharacterized protein LOC117891889 encodes the protein MAMNLEDTLNKFNRELINFDQHRQKYTEHYSELRNKLYSLWKAELGKLLKGSTLGGSYGDNLKVSMPDEFDLVIHLVFPQNDKIIVRPDPSRPGNVTLDMTKVMEAIREKESVIYGQLQKMVNGKNLLLEDRLQNWLQSLMTQALNKMDNKIEVSKSISKLKYKKSGPAHTIYVEGPYKYSVDFVPAIKLTAAQSILVAQQKAHFGHTTHWDAIPKPLKPPQTDNISFRASYYDAEHELLKDKGNLKSAVRLLKKFRDTKQNLGNLKSYFIKTVFLWEVTKRDRSYWQSPLHEIFIEMMNKLANSLTPNKGRILFFWDPKLNMIGDLSCNQRAEMFNCVSKGEYRFHRAAGNLTDDIKENMHSSFSNREQRGIEKKPAQPKPKLSSEVCEKKTVETQTECKPKAKGSTTQLEISTANLQLGAKKKDSTSLLPSPPGSASNPNLNLKKTVEEESQSKKKTKEHAGSIAASEKGIVMPKPQLGVKKKASETKPKASGSQSETATNSKLKPYVDSASFCNLG